Genomic DNA from Candidatus Bathyarchaeota archaeon:
GCGAATACGTCAAGATAGAGAAAGGTCTCTGAGATTCCGGATTTGGGATGCTCTGCATCTTCGCTGTTCACGCGCATAAGTTAACAGGTTCAAGGCTATAAACAGATTTCTCTATTCCAGAAGAGAAAAAGTGTTAAGAAGTATGTGATACCTGTGGGTCTCGAGAAAAAAGTGGGTGAAGAGCGGGGAATGTGCAAGATTTAGCGTTATTTAGAATTCGCCGCCGCCATAGCCGCCCGATGGTGCGCCCTCTTCCCCTTTAGGCGTCTTCGGAGGCTTCATCTTCCCCGCGGCTATGATATCATCGATCTTTAATATCATTGTTGCAGCTTCGGTTGCAGACTTTATTATCTGCTTCTTCACTGCCAGCGGTTCGTAGACTTCAAGTTTCTGCATGTCCTTGACGTCTCCTCCAAAGACGTCGACTCCGGCCCATATCTCTCCCTTCTCATGCCTCGCTCTGAGCTCCGACGTTATGTCGATTGGATCTAAGCCTGCGTTTTCGCCGAGAGTTATTGGAATGACTTCTAGAGCGTCTGCAAAGCATTGGACGGCGAGCTGCTCTCTTCCGGGCAGGGTTTCCGCGTATTCTCTTAGGGTCTTTGCAACCTCGATTTCCGGCGCGCCGCCTCCGAGAACCACCTTCGGCTCCTGGACCACGTCTCTTACAACGCAGAGAGCGTCGTGGACGGATCTTTCAGCTTCGTCTACGATCCTCTCTGAGCCGCCTCTAATGAGTATGGCGACTGACCGCGGGTTCCTGCATCCCTCTATGAATGTCATCTTGTCATCTCCGATCTTTCGCTCCTCTACCAGGGCGGCGTATCCTAAATCCTTCTCTGTCAAGTCTTCCAGGTTGGTTACAACTTTTCCTCCAGTGGCCTTGGCGAGCTTCTCCATGTCTGACTTCTTGGCTCTCCTCACGGCGAGTATCTTCTTTCTGGCTAGGAAGTGTTGGGCCATGTCGTCTATGCCCTTCTGGCATATGACCACGTTCGCCCCGGTTGCAGCGATCTTCTCAACCATGTTTCTGAGCATGTTCTCTTCTTCGCGGAGGAAGGCTTCCATCTGCTCCGGTGTCTCGATGTTGATCTTCGCGTCGAATTCTGTCTTCTCAACCTCTAGTGCGCAGTCCAGTAGCGCTATCTTGGCTTCTTCGACGCGTTTCGGCATGCCTGGATGTACAACTTCCTTGTCGAGGACAATACCCTTTATGAGTTTCGTCTCTGTAATGGATTCTCCCGGTTTCTTTTCGACCATTATGTCGTCTAAGTCGACTCTGTAGCTGTCTCCAACTTTTTGGGCCACGTGGAGAACTGCTTCGACGGCTATGTCTGCTAACAGTTCACGGTTCTCGGAGACTAGCTTGCTCGCCATAGCTGTCATTGCGACCTTCTTGAGGTATATCTTGTCGAGCGGATCTACTTTGATGGCGATCTTTTCAAGGGTCTCCAGTGCCTTGTCAGCCGCCTTCTTGTAGCCGTCGATGATGATAGTTGGGTGAACATTCTTGTTCAGGAGGTCCTCCGCCTTCGTCAGGAGCTCCCCAGCAACGATGACGGAGCTTGTTGTTCCGTCTC
This window encodes:
- a CDS encoding TCP-1/cpn60 chaperonin family protein, whose amino-acid sequence is MSTAQGIPVLILKEGSTRSRGKEAQHNNIMAARIIAEAVKSSLGPKGMDKMLVDSLGDVTITSDGRTILDEIDVEHPAAKMMVEVAKTQDDEVGDGTTSSVIVAGELLTKAEDLLNKNVHPTIIIDGYKKAADKALETLEKIAIKVDPLDKIYLKKVAMTAMASKLVSENRELLADIAVEAVLHVAQKVGDSYRVDLDDIMVEKKPGESITETKLIKGIVLDKEVVHPGMPKRVEEAKIALLDCALEVEKTEFDAKINIETPEQMEAFLREEENMLRNMVEKIAATGANVVICQKGIDDMAQHFLARKKILAVRRAKKSDMEKLAKATGGKVVTNLEDLTEKDLGYAALVEERKIGDDKMTFIEGCRNPRSVAILIRGGSERIVDEAERSVHDALCVVRDVVQEPKVVLGGGAPEIEVAKTLREYAETLPGREQLAVQCFADALEVIPITLGENAGLDPIDITSELRARHEKGEIWAGVDVFGGDVKDMQKLEVYEPLAVKKQIIKSATEAATMILKIDDIIAAGKMKPPKTPKGEEGAPSGGYGGGEF